The Methanocella arvoryzae MRE50 DNA window CACGGAAAGACTTCGCTGCTGGACCGGATCCGGGGCACGGCCGTGGTAGATAAGGAGGCGGGTGCCATCACCCAGCATATTGGTGCGACCGAGGTGCCGCTGCAGACCATACAGACTCTCTGTAAGGGTATGATCGGCGGCAACATCGTCGTCCCCGGCTTACTTTTCATCGATACCCCCGGGCATCACGCGTTTACTAATCTGCGGAGCAGAGGCGGCGCACTGGCCGACCTTGCGGTGCTCGTGGTGGACATCAACGAAGGCTTCCAGCCCCAGACTGTAGAAGCCATAAAAATCTTAAAGCAGTTTAAGACTCCGTTCGTGATCGCCGCCAACAAGATCGACAGGATCCACGGGTGGACTGCGAAGAATAATTCGCCATTCTTGCAGACTTTCAACTCCCAGCCAGACCACGTCAAGGGTATAATCGAAACCAAGACCTACGAGCTCGTGGGCCGGATGTCCGATCTGGGCTTCAGTTCGGACCGTTATGACCGCATACGGGACTTCACCCGGAACATCGGCATCATCCCCATCAGCGCAAGGACTGGCGAAGGCATCCCCGATCTGCTCATGATCCTGATCGGCCTCGCCCAGCGGTTCCTCGAAGAGTCGCTGAAGTTCCAGGTTACCGGGCCCGGCGTCGGCACGATCCTGGAGGTCAAAGAAGAGCGCGGACTTGGCTATACTATAGATACGATCATCTATGACGGCGAGATCAGAGTCGGCGACACCATCGTTATCGGCGGCAGAGAAAAGCCGTACTCGACCAAGGTAAGGGCTCTTTTGAAGCCCAAGCCCAACCGGGAGATCCGGGTTGAAGAGCGGTTCGACCGGGTCAATAAGGTGACCGCAGCATCCGGTGTCAAGATCCTGGCCCCGGAACTCGAGAAGGCTATGGCCGGCTCTCAGGTACGCGTAACGAAAGAGAGCAACGTCGAGGATATAATCAAAGAGATCGAGCAGGAGATGGAGCAGGCA harbors:
- the infB gene encoding translation initiation factor IF-2, with the translated sequence MATATEIRKDLRTPIVCVMGHVDHGKTSLLDRIRGTAVVDKEAGAITQHIGATEVPLQTIQTLCKGMIGGNIVVPGLLFIDTPGHHAFTNLRSRGGALADLAVLVVDINEGFQPQTVEAIKILKQFKTPFVIAANKIDRIHGWTAKNNSPFLQTFNSQPDHVKGIIETKTYELVGRMSDLGFSSDRYDRIRDFTRNIGIIPISARTGEGIPDLLMILIGLAQRFLEESLKFQVTGPGVGTILEVKEERGLGYTIDTIIYDGEIRVGDTIVIGGREKPYSTKVRALLKPKPNREIRVEERFDRVNKVTAASGVKILAPELEKAMAGSQVRVTKESNVEDIIKEIEQEMEQAKIVTDEVGVMVKADTLGSLEAIVNELREAKIPIGRADVGDISKRDIINAETVNDPMYRVMLGFNVTILPDANDYLQTTDIKIFNSDVIYHLIDDFRKWETEQRALAEKKKFAEIVRPGKVKYLPNCTFRQSKPAVIGLQIMGGMLKPGVTLIKPDGSKIGVVRQIQERNENISIATVGKEVAVSIDGPTAGRQINEGEIYFVDVPEGHSKVLEFQLKDTIKQDELETLMEFLAIKRKDNPFWGR